A stretch of the Argentina anserina chromosome 6, drPotAnse1.1, whole genome shotgun sequence genome encodes the following:
- the LOC126800641 gene encoding serine/threonine-protein phosphatase 7-like, translated as MPGEEMDHRKERMKSDCKTILESINAMCFENLNDEQVHALVMMREIARGVLDNRLAKVSSSDVKKALSSSIDKMVESCRDVVSILGRISCEGLGEEEFQKLGRMKEIAMGIVLKRSTAVAAVAGEAGDQGDGGDDDVSEKDVYSGGVEVEGRSEGDQNEVRQGVVDGEIHMWNGYVPIIEGAGEERKMAEENREVVSRDEGAWNVGRGSLVEGTGDAGHQEQTRRVEGLMFEDDCLVVVSDFETQDVKSELQKSLSAQTPQATISWPSDDVINLEWVQFMMFTIEQCYGESPQRFCDVIPVPLVDKLIDTASSILCKEPNCVEVDCQGQDSRVVVVGDIYGQFHDLLRLFEHAGLPSDNQSYVFNGNYVDKGAHGLDIFLVLLAWKVLMPSRVYLLRGNHESRYCTSLYGFEEEVKTKFGHHGEYVYNKCLNCFKELPLASVIVNSVYTTHGGLFRSVASLRKSKRKREESLELGSLEDLSKVKRALIDAPDVGPDVLLTDVLWSDPSKEDGLVEKTFRERGLWWGPDCTEAFLKQSNLKLIIRSHEGPDVRETQDEFGDMLNGYSMDHVGESGKLYTLFSAPDYPQCGETRYKNEGVYALLKPPNFESPSFHSFKDVERRQANANGDKDPVIVDKPDSLIGSSTGVGLSLASGSSEVDFKALGISNPPSSSVMVGDGAGATQLVQVPKAPMVEGLPLPLELQVVDVSGCDSSFSSRGLN; from the exons ATGCCCGGCGAAG AGATGGACCACCGCAAGGAGAGAATGAAGAGCGACTGCAAGACGATCCTGGAGAGCATAAACGCAATGTGCTTCGAGAACCTCAACGACGAACAGGTCCACGCGCTCGTCATGATGCGTGAGATCGCCCGCGGCGTCCTCGACAATCGACTCGCCAAGGTCTCCAGCAGCGACGTCAAGAAGGCTCTCTCCTCCAGCATTGACAAGATG GTGGAGTCGTGTAGGGATGTGGTGAGCATTTTGGGGAGGATTTCGTGCGAGGGATTAGGTGAGGAGGAGTTTCAGAAGCTGGGGAGGATGAAGGAGATTGCAATGGGGATCGTTTTGAAACGTTCCACGGCGGTAGCTGCCGTGGCCGGTGAAGCTGGTGATCAG GGTGATGGAGGCGATGATGATGTAAGCGAGAAGGATGTGTATAGTGGAGGAGTAGAAGTTGAGGGGAGGAGTGAAGGTGATCAGAATGAGGTGCGGCAGGGGGTTGTGGATGGGGAGATACACATGTGGAATGGATATGTTCCGATTATTGAAGGGgcaggagaagagaggaagatgGCGGAGGAAAACCGTGAAGTGGTTTCAAGGGATGAAGGTGCTTGGAATGTGGGGCGGGGGAGTTTGGTTGAGGGGACGGGGGATGCTGGCCATCAGGAGCAGACTAGGAGAGTAGAAGGGTTGATGTTTGAAGATGATTGTCTCGTGGTGGTATCGGATTTTGAAACTCAAGATGTGAAAAGTGAGCTGCAGAAGTCTTTGTCAGCTCAAACTCCTCAGGCAACTATTTCATGGCCTTCAGATGACGTGATAAACTTAGAGTGGGTTCAGTTCATGATGTTTACTATTGAGCAGTGTTATGGTGAGTCGCCACAGAGGTTTTGTGATGTAATTCCAGTTCCTTTGGTGGATAAATTAATCGATACAGCTTCAAGTATCTTGTGCAAGGAGCCAAATTGTGTCGAAGTTGATTGCCAAGGACAGGATTCAAGAGTTGTTGTAGTAGGCGACATTTATGGACAGTTCCATGATTTGTTGCGTCTCTTTGAGCATGCTGGGTTGCCTTCTGACAACCAGTCATATGTTTTTAATGGAAATTATGTTGACAAAGGTGCACATGGCTTAGATATCTTTCTCGTCTTGCTGGCATGGAAG GTCCTGATGCCCAGTAGAGTATATCTACTCCGCGGAAACCATGAATCTAGATATTGCACATCTCTGTATGGTTTTGAAGAGGAGGTCAAGACTAAATTTGGGCATCATGGTGAGTATGTCTACAATAAATGCCTCAACTGCTTTAAAGAGCTTCCTCTCGCTTCAGTCATAGTGAATTCTGTATATACCACACATGGAGGTCTTTTCCGGAGTGTTGCCTCTTTGAGAAAGTCTAAAAGAAAGAGGGAGGAAAGCCTTGAACTGGGTTCTTTAGAAGATTTGTCTAAGGTTAAAAGAGCTCTTATAGATGCACCAGATGTAGGTCCGGATGTACTACTGACTGACGTACTATGGTCGGATCCATCAAAGGAAGATGGTCTGGTTGAAAAGACATTTCGAGAACGAGGTCTTTGGTGGGGTCCTGACTGCACTGAGGCTTTTCTAAAGCAATCTAACCTGAAG TTGATCATACGCTCACATGAAGGTCCAGATGTAAGGGAAACTCAGGACGAGTTTGGTGACATGCTGAATGGTTACAGTATGGATCATGTAGGAGAGTCGGGGAAGCTATACACTTTGTTTAGTGCTCCAGATTACCCACAG TGTGGTGAAACGAGATATAAGAACGAAGGAGTTTATGCTCTATTGAAACCTCCTAATTTTGAAAGTCCTTCATTCCACTCATTCAAGGATGTAGAAAGGCGACAG GCTAATGCCAATGGTGACAAAGATCCGGTCATTGTGGATAAACCAGACTCTTTAATAGGG TCTTCGACTGGTGTCGGTTTGTCATTAGCTTCTGGTAGTTCTGAGGTTGACTTCAAGGCATTAGGCATTTCTAACCCTCCCTCGTCAAGTGTTATGGTGGGGGATGGTGCAGGTGCCACCCAACTTGTTCAAGTACCGAAGGCTCCTATGGTAGAAGGATTGCCTCTACCTTTGGAGTTACAGGTGGTGGATGTTTCAGGTTGCGATTCCTCCTTTAGTAGCAGAGGTCTAAATTGA